The following are encoded in a window of Brevibacillus sp. DP1.3A genomic DNA:
- a CDS encoding MaoC/PaaZ C-terminal domain-containing protein: MIGKPFEPLYKEEITHSQLVRYAGASGDFNPIHTVVPVAETAGLGGVIAHGMMIMGFVGQAIHTWFQADDLLKFSVRFRGMTRPGEKIIVNGSVVAEKEDRWLCEAEAVNEVGEVKVSAQFEVRKG; the protein is encoded by the coding sequence ATGATCGGTAAACCATTCGAACCGCTATATAAAGAAGAAATCACGCATAGCCAACTGGTACGATATGCCGGAGCCTCAGGTGATTTCAATCCTATTCATACGGTAGTGCCCGTTGCCGAAACAGCGGGGCTTGGTGGCGTCATCGCACATGGCATGATGATCATGGGTTTTGTCGGGCAAGCCATCCATACGTGGTTTCAAGCAGACGATCTCCTGAAGTTCTCCGTTCGGTTTCGAGGCATGACGCGACCGGGAGAAAAAATCATCGTAAATGGCTCCGTAGTAGCCGAAAAGGAAGATCGCTGGCTATGTGAAGCAGAAGCCGTCAATGAAGTAGGAGAAGTAAAGGTCAGTGCCCAGTTCGAAGTTAGAAAAGGGTAA